In one Gammaproteobacteria bacterium genomic region, the following are encoded:
- a CDS encoding transposase, giving the protein VENLFARLKHFRSIATRYEKLARNFKAMAYLACTLIWLQRK; this is encoded by the coding sequence TGGTGGAAAATCTCTTCGCCCGACTTAAACATTTTCGTAGTATCGCCACGCGTTATGAAAAACTGGCGCGTAATTTCAAGGCGATGGCCTATCTCGCCTGTACCTTGATCTGGCTGCAGCGGAAATGA
- a CDS encoding helix-turn-helix transcriptional regulator, translating into MAKHKSYHCHGGCPVEATLDLIGGKWKGILLFRLLNGTQRFNALKRQLPNITQRMLTKQLRELEQAGLVKRVVYAEVPPRVEYSLTPLGTSLEPVVAALRSWGKDYLTRKLRASKAV; encoded by the coding sequence ATGGCAAAACACAAAAGTTATCACTGTCACGGCGGTTGCCCGGTAGAGGCGACCTTGGATCTGATCGGCGGCAAGTGGAAGGGAATATTATTGTTTCGTTTGCTCAACGGTACACAGCGTTTCAACGCGTTGAAGCGCCAGCTGCCGAACATCACTCAGCGCATGCTCACCAAACAACTGCGTGAGCTGGAACAAGCGGGCCTCGTGAAGCGTGTGGTCTACGCCGAAGTACCACCGCGCGTTGAATATAGTCTGACGCCGTTGGGCACAAGTTTGGAACCGGTCGTTGCCGCGTTACGCAGTTGGGGTAAAGATTATTTGACGCGGAAGTTACGCGCGAGCAAAGCGGTGTGA